The Streptomyces sp. NBC_00576 genome contains the following window.
CCGCATCCGCAGCACTCCCAGCGACAGCCGCCTTGGCCTGGTCCTTCGCCCGGTCCCTGCCCCCCACGATGAAGCAGCGCATCGGAGCCGAGGCCCATGGCTCCTCACCGAGCTGCCGCCACCGCTCACCCGCGGACACGGACGCGGAGTCGGAAGCCGACCCGGAGACCGACACGGACGCGGAGACGGCGGCACAGCCGCTTTCCTGACCCCCTCGCACGACCCCCTGTGATCCCCCTCCCCCTGTAGCGGCGAACTTGCGTACAAAGCCACACGGAGAAACACCGGGACAGACGAAAGACCCCCAACCATCACTGGCTGGGGGTCTTTTCACTGTGGGGCTAACAGGATTTGAACCTGTGGCCTCATCCTTATCAGGGATGCGCTCTAACCAACTGAGCTATAGCCCCGCCGCGCTCTGCGGGGTATGTCCCGCGCGCTGACCTCTGAAGATTAGCGCACGACGCGGCCAGTCCCAAAATCGATAGCCGGGCGACGTTTGGGACCGCGCCTCACCGGCACTTCACCTGCGCTTCACCCGGTCACTCGTCCTCGGCAAGCGTCAGCTCGATGCCGCCGACGAAGCCGGCGGAGAGGTTGTAGATGAACGCGCCGAGCGTCGCCAGCGCCGTCGCGAGGACGACGTCGATGACCGCGATGACCGACGTGAACATCAGGACGTGGGGGAGCGACAGGAAGGACTGGAGATCGAAGCCGTTCGACTCGTTCGAACCCGTGGCCTCCGAGATCGTGCCGCCGACCGTCGAGAAGACGCCCATCGCGTCCATGACCATCCACAGGACCACCGCCGCCACGATCGTGCAGATGCCCAGCGCGATCGACAGCAGGAAGCTGACCTTCATCACCGACCACGGGTCGGCCTTGGACACGCGCAGACGCGCCTTGCGCGTACGAGGCAGAGTGCTCGCCCCCGTACGCGGGCGCCGTACGGCCCCCGCCGGACCGCCGGACCGCACCTGAACCGGGGCGGCAGGAGGACCCGCCGGAGCGGCCGACGGGTAGGCCTGCGGCGGGTGATAGGGCCCCGCGGACTGCTGCGGCTGCCGCTCGCCGGGCAACGGCG
Protein-coding sequences here:
- a CDS encoding DUF6344 domain-containing protein, whose protein sequence is MAQNKVMKLWTAIVTAFLALCTTLGLITTTTTAAVAESRPVRNCTASAALPATAALAWSFARSLPPTMKQRIGAEAHGSSPSCRHRSPADTDAESEADPETDTDAETAAQPLS
- a CDS encoding DUF3566 domain-containing protein, whose protein sequence is MSGATGAGSSGSSSGPQTGTGNDGGGRGSAARATDAQGARDSQSATDPHTTNLQAIKPRTTGKRSPDTHGSQGGTVTDARGPQTQQYGAGAGPAAQGAPGAMPVGEAAAQRAAAPPQQGSPLPGERQPQQSAGPYHPPQAYPSAAPAGPPAAPVQVRSGGPAGAVRRPRTGASTLPRTRKARLRVSKADPWSVMKVSFLLSIALGICTIVAAVVLWMVMDAMGVFSTVGGTISEATGSNESNGFDLQSFLSLPHVLMFTSVIAVIDVVLATALATLGAFIYNLSAGFVGGIELTLAEDE